A single window of Intrasporangium calvum DSM 43043 DNA harbors:
- the sigM gene encoding RNA polymerase sigma factor SigM, with translation MGSATPLTLAEASDSDLLARHVAGDDHAFGELFRRHKDRMWAVALRTCRDPEIAADAVQDGFISAFRRAGSFRGESAVTTWLHRIIVNACLDRLRRIRPTTQLPEYDLSDPRDHHASTEVRLDIEEAMARLPDGQRAALVLVDMHGVPVAEAAAILGVAEGTIKSRCARGRAALAEHLGLRTTERTREPDAGPETS, from the coding sequence GTGGGCTCTGCCACGCCTCTGACTCTCGCTGAGGCCAGCGACAGCGACCTCCTTGCCCGACACGTCGCAGGTGACGACCACGCGTTCGGTGAGCTGTTCCGTCGCCACAAGGACCGGATGTGGGCCGTTGCGCTGCGCACCTGCCGGGATCCGGAGATCGCTGCCGATGCCGTCCAGGACGGGTTCATCTCAGCATTCCGTCGGGCCGGCTCCTTCCGCGGTGAGTCCGCCGTCACCACGTGGCTGCACCGGATCATCGTCAACGCCTGCCTCGACCGGCTCCGCAGGATCCGCCCGACGACGCAGCTGCCCGAGTACGACCTCTCCGACCCGCGTGACCACCACGCCTCGACCGAGGTCCGGCTCGACATCGAGGAGGCGATGGCCCGGCTACCGGACGGCCAACGCGCCGCGCTCGTGCTCGTCGACATGCACGGGGTTCCCGTCGCTGAAGCGGCCGCGATCCTCGGGGTGGCCGAGGGAACCATCAAGTCCCGGTGCGCTCGCGGCCGGGCGGCTCTCGCCGAACATCTCGGTCTGCGGACGACGGAACGGACGAGGGAACCGGACGCCGGTCCCGAGACGTCGTAG